Below is a window of Planctomycetes bacterium MalM25 DNA.
GTGACACTTGGAGCTACACGCTTAGCAACATCGCGCTCGACAATGACGGCGCCCCCAACGACACCATCAGCTTCGACGTAAGCCTCGCCTCGACCTTCGCCAACGGTGTCGGCGAGGAGTTTGAGGGCGAGGCGGACCGCTACCTCCACGACCGCATCAACCTCCTGGGCGATTCCAATGCGGATTACAACAACGACCAGACCGTCGACGCCGCCGACTACACCGTGTGGCGCGACAACCTGGGCGCGACGGGTGAGCCAGGCGCTGTCCCGGGCGACGGCACGGGGGTCGACGGCGAACCCGACGGGACCGTCGATCAGCTCGATTACGACCTGTGGAACGCCGACTACGGTCAGATCGAGACGCAAGAAGCCGGCGGTGGTTTTGGGGTTGAGCCTGCCGATGTGGGCGTGGGTGAAGGGGGCATGGATGGAGGCGAGACGCTTCAGTTTACCGCCTCGAACCTCACTTACAGTCGGGACGGTGGATCAGCTGAGACCGACGGCACGATCGACGGATTCATCGATCTCCACTTCGCGAACGTCCTGAACCGTGACCTAGTTGGGGTCAACGGCGAAGAGTTCGAATTCATTGGCCAGGGGGGCGACATCTCACTCGGAGAGACGGCTAGTGCCGACATCACGGTCGCCCACACGGAGAACACGCTGTCGATCGGTGACATGAACATCCATGGCACCAAGACGCAGTCTTACAACGTCGCCGACTTGACACTCCGTGTGACGATCCCGGTCGCTGCGGCGGGTCTCGCCGTTCCCGAACCCACCGCCGTTGGCCTCGCCGCGGTCGGCCTGCTGGCGTGCCTCGTACGCCGTCGAGCCGGGGCTTGAGACTCGGAGTTGGACCCGCGGTGCTTGCAACTTGGAATCTGGTGTGAAGATGCGTTCTTTCAGGCTCGATAGCTTCTCAGCCTTAGCCACGGTGGCCGCCGTGTGCTCCTTGTTCTTCGCCGCCAAAGCGATGGGCAAGGAGTACCGCACGGTTGCTTTGACGGGCCAAGCCGCCCCCGGTGCTGTGGGGGACTTCGACGGTTTTCAGGCTCCACAGCTGAGGGAATCGGGCCTGGCCTCCTTTGCCAGTTCAGCCCAGGGCGTACCCGGCATCTGGGCCGAAAGCGGGGGTGGACTCGGGTTGGTGGCCCTTGCGGGGGCCACCGACCCGGGGGCAGGGGGCGGGGTCGACTTCACCTTCTTCGAGGCCCCGGTCACGAACGAGGCGGGGACGACTGCCTTTGTTGGTTTCCTAAACGGTTCCGGAGTGAACCTCAATAACAACACCGGACTCTGGTCCAACGCGGGCGGCTCGCTCAACCTCCTGGCGCGGGCAGGTGCTGCGGCGCCGGGCACCGCCGGCGGCGCAGGGGGAAGCGGTGGGGGTGTCCCCGGCACGCTCACCACAAGTCAGTTCCAGCCGATCGTCGACTTGGACAACCTCGATGAGCTCGATGTCGGCGGAGGCTCGTCGGACACGATCCGACCCCTCCAGCGGACCGCCTCGTCGAACCGGGTTCTGGGCCAGAGCTTCACGCCCAGCTCCACGAAGACGCTCGATTCAATCGTCCTCCTGGCGGATACCGCGGAATCCTTCGATAGCAACACGCACGTTCTCCAGCTCGCGATCTTCGAGCAGACCACGCCCGACGACGATGGGAACCAACAAACGGACCCCGGGGGAGACACCCAGATCACCTCGGTTGAGACGTTCGATCTGGCGGGTCTCTCTTGGGGAGAGGACACCTTCCTAACGCTCAATCTCAACAGCCCGGTCGAAATCACGGGAGGTCAGGAGCATCACTTTGAGTTCTGGTTCACAACCGAAGACAACTCGCACAACATCAGCTTCGATCGGAGTCAGAACGTTGGCAGCAGCGTGGCAACAAACGGCATCATGGTCGTCTCGCAAATCAGTGCGACCGACCCTCCCCCCAGTTTCCCGATTGGTGATGCGATCTCCGTTGATGGCGGAGGCGGTAACCGAGACCTCGATTACGGCTTCATCTACTCCTCAGGTGGTGGGGGTGTGCTGGACAGCTTCGCAGTTCTCGGCTCCCCGGTCATCAACCAGCAGGGACGCACCGCCTTCTTCGCCACGTTGAATGGTGGCGACGTGATCGAAGGCGCCGACGATAACGGGATCTGGGCCCAGGACACGAACGGCGACTTGCAGCTCGTAGTGCGTGCCGGGGACGACGCCCCCGGCGTCTCGGACGGCTCGAAGTTTTCGCTGCTGAGCAGCCGCCCCGCGTTATCCGACGATGGGCGCCTCACTTTTCAGAGCACGCTCGCTGGGTCCGCCATCACCCAGAGCAACGCCAGCGGCATCTGGTCTGAGGACGCTAGCGGAGACATCCAGCTCGTCGCCCGGGCGGGCGAATCAGCGCCGGGAACCCCGGCCGATTTTGCGGCGATCACAGAGGCCCCCTCCGTCAACAGTCAGGCCCAGATCGCCTTCATCGCCGGACTCTCAGGCACGGGGGTAGCTGCGGAGAACAACTACGGTCTGTGGTCGAACAGGAACGGTGTGGTCACCCTGATCGCCCGAGAGGGCGATCCTGCCCCCGGACTCGATGGTGAGACGTTCGCTGAACTCTCGAACTCGCTCCCGGTGCTTGGCGACGGGGGTGAACTCGCTTTCCGCGCACTACTGGCTGGAGACGGTGTTGGAACGACAAACAACGCCAGCCTTTGGAAAGATTCCGGCGCCGGTCCGTTGCTGCTAGCCCGTGAGGGGGATGAGGCGGAGGGTGTCTCGGACGGGGCCTCGTACCTCAGGTTCGAGGACGACCTGCTGGTCAACGCCGAAGGCCAGGCGGCCTTCATGGCCGCCTTGAAAGGGGCAGGCGTGAATTCTGCGAACAACCTCGGCCTGTGGGCGGAGGATACGAGCGGCGCGCTCCACCTGGTCGTGCGTCTAGGTGATTCGCTAGACGTCGACGGCTCGTCCGCGATCGACGAACGCACCATCACGGAGATTGCCCTGTTGTCCCGTGATAACGCCCTCGCCGGCAGCTCGCCCGCATTCAACTCCGATGGTGGCGTCGCCTTCTACGCCGCGTTTGACGACGACTCTAGCGGCGTCTTCATCGCCGACCTCTCCACCTTCTCGTTGAACGGCGACTACAACCAAGACGGTGTCGTCGACGCCGCTGACTACACCGTGTGGCGCGACAACAACGGCGCCGCCGGGCCGGTGGGTGACGGGACCGGGCCCGGGCTGGATGGCGTGCCCGATGGGATCGTTGACCAGCATGACTACGAGCTATGGAAGGCGAACTACGGTGCGCCGAGCATCTCGGTCGTGTCACTAAGCGAAGGGCGTCAGGTTCCCGAGCCGCTCGGATCGCAGCTGCTCATCGTCGTGTTCTGTTGGCTTCAAGCCGGGCTCCGACCGCCAAGCCTTGGACCGTTCCGATAGGCATTCCCTTCCATAAGGCGCCTGGCTGCCCCTCGAGCTCCACCCCTTGTTCAGCAACCTCGTACTACCGAAAGGCAGGTCTAATGATGAGACGTTCACTCCTCCTCGCGGCGATGGCGTCGCTGCTCTTACCATCCGCCGGCCTAGCGGGGGCAATCTCGATCAGCGCAACCGAGCCAACGGTTGATCTCGACAATCTCAACGAGCTCGACGCCGATAACAACAGCACTGACACGGTCCGGCCGTTGCAGCGGACCGGGGCGAACAACCGCGCGATCGGCCAGAGCTTCAACCTGGCTACGACCAAGACGCTGGAATCGATCGTCTTGCTGGCGGACTCTTCTGAGACCTTCGATGCCTCAACGCATGAGCTGCAGCTTGCGATCTTCAAGCAGACCACGCCCGACGGGGATATGGACCAATTGACCGACCCGGGCGGTGACACACAGGTCGGATCGACCGAGGTCTTTGATCTCGCGAACCTGTCGTGGGGGGAGGATACCTACCTAACGCTAACCCTCGACACCGCCGTCGAACTCTTGGGTGGCGTTGAGCATCACTTTGAACTCTGGTTCACGTCCGACGACAGCTCGCACAATATCAACTTCGACCGCAGCCAGAACACTGGCAGTATCGTTGCGACAGACGGCGTGCTGGTTGTTTCTCAGATCAGCGCGGGCGGGGCGGTGAACACCTTCCCGATCGGTGACGGCATCGTCATCGATGGGGGCGGAGGCAATCGCGACCTGGACTACGGTTTCAATTTCTCCCCAATCCCCGAGCCCGCCTCGGTGGTGCTTGCCGCGGCGCTGGCGATCCTCATCCCGACTACGCGTGGAAGGTCCTAGCCAAGTCGGTCCGCAAAAGCGGGACTCGGTTGAATGAGCATCGAGCCGGTTGATCGCAGCGGCCTGCGGTCGGCCGGCTTGTCTTTTCTAGGATCGTTCAGATCGCTTCAGCCTTTGCTCTTACTCTTACCTTTCTTCTCGGAGCGTTCGGCGCCGCTCCGCTTGATGTCTTCGATCAGGTCGAGAACGCCCTGCGACAAGATGCGGCCGGCCTTCCAGATGAAGACTATCCGCGCGTTCCCAAGCTGGTTGCGCAGCGAGAGCCCAACTAGGTCTTTCGTGATGGGCCCACCCCCACGCCCGGCGACGATCCCCACACCCAGCCCGGCGCGTACGCATGCCGCTGTGAAGGCGCTGTTGTCGGTCTCGACGGCGATCTGCGCTTTCTCAAGAAGCTCCTCGCGGTGCAACGCCTCTTCGAGAACACGCCGGCTGTTCGTGCCGTGGTGACCGACTATCAAGGGGTACTTGATGAGGTCGTTGAGCCGCAAACGCGCCCGGCCGGCTAGCGGGTGGTCCGGGGGCGCTAGCGCCAGGAACTCGACCGAGTACGCCTTCTCATAGACGAAGCCGGTTTGATCGGTCTGAGGGGGGGGCGCTAGGGTGAGCCCGAGGTCGGCTTCGTCCGCGGCGATCAGCTCTTCGGCGGTCACGTTGTCGCCATGCAGCAGCTGCAACGAGACCCCCGGGTGGCTCTCGAGGAAACTGCGGAAGTGATCGCCCAACTCCTCTAGCAGCATCCTCATGCCGGTCACCAGTCGGAGCTGACTTGGTGAGCGACGTTCGTCCAGCACCTCGAATGATGAGTCGAGCCCCGTGAGCACCGGCCTAAGCGCGTCGTAGAGCATCTGTGCTTCATCGTTCGGACGGATGTTGCGTCCGTGTCGCGTGAAGAGCGTGGTCTCGTAGCAGCGCTCCACGCCGCGCACTTGCTCCCAAACGGTCGCGGTCGCCAAGAACTGTTGCTTCGCTGCGGCAGAGTAGCTGCCTTGCTCGAAGACTGCGCAGAAGGAGCGTAGCTGCTGCACACTCAGGTCATTGCTGCGAAGGCTGGCGGCATCAATCATTCGCGGGCTCCTGATGATGTTTCATCCATTTTTGATTTCCCTGAAAGGCCTGTGATTGTAAGTTCTCGGCTGTGCGATGGCGACTGCCACGCCAGGCCTTTTCGTTTTTTCTTTTCTCGGCAACGACGACGGCGCGATGGAGAGCGCGGAACGACGGTCCCCCCGTGGGTCGGTCGAGTCGCATCCCTCGTGCGTCCCCAGCCAAGGAGAGCTTATGCACCTCTTCGCAATCAGCGCCATGTCACGAAGACAACAGCCGGGTTCGCCCCCCCAAAAGCCAGGTAAAGGATTCACTCTCGTGGAGCTACTGGTCGTGATTGCGATCATTGGCATCCTGGTCGCTCTGCTGCTGCCAGCGGTGCAGGCGGCCCGCGAGGCGGCTCGTCGTACGAGTTGCACGAACAACATGCGTCAGATCTCTTTGGCGATTCAGAATTACGTCGATACCAAGGAGAACTTCCCCAACAACCGCACGCACAACGCGAACACGGGGATCACTTGGGTCGTTCAAGTGATGCCCTACATGGAAGAGCAGAACACCTTCGACCTTTGGGAGCAGGCGAAGTTCAATTTCCGCTCAGCCCCGGATGAAGTGCGACAGTATCACGTAGTCGCAATGTCCTGCCCTTCACGGCGAGATTCCATGCTTGCTACCGGAGAGAAACAGCCGCCTGCTGCCGGGAATCAGGGGGGCGGCACAGGTCCAATCGATTCCAAGATTGGCGCCTGCGGAGATTACGCCAACAACGGCGGTTCAAACATGAATGGCAGCAGTTTTTGGTCTAACAACAACGGCCCGTTCCTGCCCCGCCAGAACATCAAAGACCCGCAATCGAAGAAAACCTTCGCTCACGTGACCGACGGCACGAGCCAGACATTCTTGATTGGCGAGAAGCACGTGATGCTGGAGACCATGGGGCGCCACTTCTATGACCGGTCCATGTACGACAGCAAAGACGCCGACACCGTGACCCGTGTCGCCAGTCGAAACAGCCTGCTCGCGAAGAGCCCAAACGAATCCTATAAGCGTCAATTCGGATCGACGCACCCAGGGGTGGTGCAGTTCGGGTTCATCGACGGCCACGTCGACCCGATCGCCACGGACATCGACGGCAGGACGTTGCAGCTTTTCTCGGAGATCGCCGACGGTGAGGTGATCACAGAGCGATGAGCAAAAACTTTCCTCTTGATTGGTCCTGCGTGCATGCCTGCGTCACTCTCGTTGTCGCCCTATCGACCGGGTGCAACGACGGGCTCAGGCTGCATCCCGTTCAGGGCCGTGTGCTTCTTGAAAACGACACCCCCCTGGACGGCGGCACGGTCATCGCCGAAACGCTCGACGGGGAGATACGACGCAGCGCCAACGGTGACATCGGCTCCGATGGCACGTTCTCTCTGGGAACCCTCGCCGCTGGTGATGGGGCCGTCGAGGGCGACTACATCGTTGCGGTGATGCCCAGGGCGCTCTCCGAAGGCGATCGCGCCCAAGCCGGGCCCGCATTTCATCCGAGGTACAGCGATCCCATGACGTCGGGGATTACCTTCCGTGTGGACCCGGGGGAGAACGAGGTGGTGCTCCGGGTCTCGAAATCTGGCAAGCGCCAACTTTGATCAGCTGAAGGGCAGGCGCCGTCGTTCGCGGGGGGCGTCGCGATGCTTCCGGAGCCGAGTGGAGGTGCAATGCTACCGCGCGACACCGATCGGCCGGGCGTGCCTCAGGGGTGGCGGGACGCACGGCCGCATCGGCCGCTCTCAAGCCGCCGGCACGAAGCCCGGTGTCTCTATCACCTTTAGGTAGTTCTGTTATGAGTCGTTTGCTCTCTGGACCGAGCCGATTTGTCACACGATGTGCGACGTTGATGCTTACCCTTACTCCGGTTCTCACGGTCAGTCAGCCCCCCATTTTCTCGGAAGGCTACAACGACCAGGACAGCCTCGGCGCCCAGATTGAGGGGCAATTCATCCGTAACACGGCGGTGATTTGGGGCCCGATCCCCGGCTTCCAGGCCGGGCTGCCGACGATCGCCTACTTGGAGCAGTGCGATCTGATGTTCGAAGGCGGCACCCCCTT
It encodes the following:
- the xcpT_11 gene encoding Type II secretion system protein G precursor; the encoded protein is MHLFAISAMSRRQQPGSPPQKPGKGFTLVELLVVIAIIGILVALLLPAVQAAREAARRTSCTNNMRQISLAIQNYVDTKENFPNNRTHNANTGITWVVQVMPYMEEQNTFDLWEQAKFNFRSAPDEVRQYHVVAMSCPSRRDSMLATGEKQPPAAGNQGGGTGPIDSKIGACGDYANNGGSNMNGSSFWSNNNGPFLPRQNIKDPQSKKTFAHVTDGTSQTFLIGEKHVMLETMGRHFYDRSMYDSKDADTVTRVASRNSLLAKSPNESYKRQFGSTHPGVVQFGFIDGHVDPIATDIDGRTLQLFSEIADGEVITER
- the cmpR_2 gene encoding HTH-type transcriptional activator CmpR codes for the protein MIDAASLRSNDLSVQQLRSFCAVFEQGSYSAAAKQQFLATATVWEQVRGVERCYETTLFTRHGRNIRPNDEAQMLYDALRPVLTGLDSSFEVLDERRSPSQLRLVTGMRMLLEELGDHFRSFLESHPGVSLQLLHGDNVTAEELIAADEADLGLTLAPPPQTDQTGFVYEKAYSVEFLALAPPDHPLAGRARLRLNDLIKYPLIVGHHGTNSRRVLEEALHREELLEKAQIAVETDNSAFTAACVRAGLGVGIVAGRGGGPITKDLVGLSLRNQLGNARIVFIWKAGRILSQGVLDLIEDIKRSGAERSEKKGKSKSKG